The following coding sequences lie in one Candidatus Diapherotrites archaeon genomic window:
- a CDS encoding site-specific DNA-methyltransferase produces MKAFPDESVDLIVTDPPFNIGKKYNTYVDRMKKIEYVEWCKNWLGECIRMLKKKGSLYLFNYPENNAYLMPFLDEKLIFKRWMTWHYPTNTGMSPTNFTRSQHSILFYTKSKNAVFNKKEIAEPYRNPTDKRILERIKNGSNGKVPYDVFQFNLVKNVSKEKTEHVCQLPEKLVEIFVKASSNKGDLVFDPFMGSGTVAVAAKKLNRDYLGCEIDKKYCKIIESRLKDTMFPLERFIKNSNEQKQLLKITSALTQS; encoded by the coding sequence ATGAAGGCATTTCCAGACGAATCAGTGGATTTGATAGTGACAGATCCGCCTTTTAACATTGGAAAAAAATACAATACTTATGTTGACCGAATGAAAAAAATAGAGTATGTTGAATGGTGTAAAAATTGGTTGGGTGAATGTATTAGAATGCTCAAAAAGAAAGGGAGCCTTTACTTGTTTAATTATCCTGAAAACAATGCATATCTTATGCCTTTTCTTGACGAAAAACTTATTTTCAAGCGTTGGATGACTTGGCATTACCCCACAAATACTGGAATGTCCCCAACAAATTTTACCCGCTCACAGCACAGTATTCTTTTTTACACAAAAAGCAAAAATGCTGTTTTTAACAAAAAGGAAATTGCAGAGCCCTATAGAAATCCAACAGATAAGCGGATTTTGGAGAGAATCAAAAATGGAAGCAATGGCAAAGTCCCTTATGATGTTTTTCAGTTTAACTTGGTTAAGAATGTTTCAAAAGAAAAAACTGAACACGTTTGTCAGTTGCCTGAAAAATTAGTTGAAATATTCGTTAAGGCAAGTAGCAATAAAGGAGACCTTGTTTTTGACCCGTTTATGGGTTCTGGAACAGTGGCAGTTGCGGCAAAAAAACTGAATAGGGATTATTTAGGTTGCGAAATAGACAAAAAATATTGTAAAATAATAGAATCCAGATTAAAGGACACAATGTTTCCTCTTGAAAGATTTATAAAAAATAGTAATGAACAAAAACAGTTGTTGAAAATAACAAGCGCTTTAACTCAAAGTTAA
- a CDS encoding winged helix-turn-helix domain-containing protein → MVEITLSSNEFKALSSDTRVHIIKLLKQRNHTLTEISSKLNLASPTIKQHLDILVQSNLVQLNDEGRKWKYYALTRKGKNILEPSMQTNVLILVGISFIALMFVTYLFSFTLQQGSLGAGMRAQSKDYSAKITAPQTAAPSAGETAGTADSETSELGRPIAGTYGITIIQLIAFLALIIALSMALGFFAGKIKKRNSKP, encoded by the coding sequence ATGGTTGAAATCACCCTTTCCTCAAATGAATTCAAAGCGCTTTCTTCTGACACGAGAGTGCATATAATCAAGCTGTTAAAGCAAAGGAATCATACTTTAACAGAAATTTCAAGTAAATTGAATTTGGCTTCCCCTACAATAAAACAGCACTTGGACATTCTGGTTCAGTCCAATCTTGTTCAATTGAACGATGAAGGCAGGAAATGGAAGTATTATGCCCTCACGCGAAAGGGAAAAAATATCCTTGAGCCAAGCATGCAGACCAATGTTCTCATCCTTGTCGGAATTTCTTTTATTGCACTAATGTTTGTAACCTATTTATTTTCATTTACATTACAGCAGGGCTCTTTGGGCGCAGGAATGCGGGCGCAATCAAAAGATTACAGCGCAAAAATTACTGCACCCCAGACAGCAGCCCCTTCTGCAGGAGAAACTGCAGGAACAGCCGATTCTGAGACAAGCGAATTAGGCAGGCCTATTGCAGGAACTTATGGGATTACTATAATTCAATTAATTGCTTTCCTAGCATTAATAATTGCTTTATCTATGGCACTAGGCTTTTTTGCCGGGAAAATTAAAAAAAGAAACAGCAAGCCTTAA
- a CDS encoding NFACT RNA binding domain-containing protein — MKIELDLKKSLMENANSYFEKSKKAKRKLEGLKRAIEDTSKKLEELKARKSELKEKKLLKKRKKEWYEKFHWFYSSDGLLVLAGRDAQSNEELIKKHMEEKNDLYFHAEIQGSPHCIIKTKEHKAPEETQREAAEFVASYSKAWNEGLSSIDVYSVLPEQVSKSAPTGTSMKTGSFMIYGQRKWFKKTPLEFAIGVKKEGENFIVIGGPPSAVKKHSVAFLQVMQGKEKKGDTAKKIKALLEKKIGAAIDLDEIISVLPNGGLKIKG; from the coding sequence ATGAAAATCGAACTAGACTTAAAGAAAAGCCTGATGGAGAACGCCAACTCTTACTTCGAGAAGAGCAAGAAGGCAAAAAGGAAACTGGAAGGATTGAAGAGGGCGATAGAGGACACAAGCAAAAAATTAGAGGAACTTAAAGCAAGAAAAAGCGAGTTGAAAGAGAAGAAACTGCTGAAGAAGAGAAAAAAGGAATGGTATGAGAAATTCCACTGGTTTTATTCAAGCGATGGACTTCTTGTTCTTGCAGGAAGGGACGCGCAAAGCAATGAAGAGCTCATAAAAAAGCACATGGAGGAAAAGAACGACCTGTACTTTCATGCAGAAATCCAGGGAAGCCCACACTGCATTATAAAAACAAAAGAACATAAAGCACCAGAGGAAACACAGAGAGAGGCAGCAGAATTCGTTGCCTCCTACTCCAAGGCTTGGAATGAAGGATTAAGCAGCATTGACGTTTATTCTGTCCTCCCAGAGCAGGTGAGCAAGAGCGCCCCAACAGGCACTTCAATGAAGACAGGCTCTTTCATGATTTACGGGCAAAGGAAATGGTTCAAAAAAACCCCATTAGAATTTGCTATTGGAGTGAAAAAAGAAGGAGAAAATTTTATTGTAATTGGAGGGCCTCCTTCTGCGGTGAAAAAGCATTCTGTTGCCTTCCTGCAGGTAATGCAGGGGAAAGAAAAGAAAGGCGACACAGCAAAAAAAATCAAGGCATTACTAGAAAAAAAAATTGGTGCAGCAATAGATTTGGATGAAATAATTTCAGTGCTTCCTAATGGGGGATTAAAAATAAAAGGATGA
- a CDS encoding L-histidine N(alpha)-methyltransferase — MVGETLTVKQASKILQVDSNTIYRWARAGKISASKIGKEWRILKSDLSNFFEESKKTNKPSIQFLDGKNGLIQAYEKSLNSSEEILAYSSSRDMFETLPDYIQDYINRRVEKGIPMRSIIPHTLEGRRHRELALKELRATILLQLKFDFTPEIYVYEDNVIVMSLKKGEESAIIIRGKEIADAMKKIFELAWETAAKYDRWEILREGLITVPLTGKMLLENINCKKIIIEKEITDNKLDDLLQEGKIKKQIGSEQWFRNFDNWYSTTAYANPYQTVYTELKILNQNEKELARIVSNAALVFYGIGTGDTEMIFVKNSLKLNKIVEVFAIDVIDVFIHGFIQSLKNINLDYPKSEIMFKGYNTLFENTDKKMFDLRNLKAERKAHICVGNTVGNFESDKIFSIFKNNSYTGDLLVLGLQLNEKPERILAKYSQNLRFKRIVIDAVARSFGRIIDETELNWKFNEKEFQIEVWLEDVLVFRSKKFELKTLDEIAEKHSFTRIKVFSDNGFAVVLYQKQ; from the coding sequence ATGGTTGGAGAAACTTTAACTGTTAAGCAGGCTTCGAAAATTCTGCAAGTTGACTCAAACACAATCTATCGCTGGGCTAGAGCCGGAAAAATTAGTGCTTCAAAAATTGGCAAAGAATGGCGCATCCTTAAGTCAGATTTGTCTAATTTTTTTGAGGAAAGCAAGAAAACTAACAAACCAAGTATCCAGTTTCTTGATGGGAAGAATGGATTGATTCAAGCCTATGAAAAATCCTTGAATTCCAGTGAAGAAATTCTTGCGTACAGCTCTTCAAGGGATATGTTTGAAACCTTGCCAGATTATATTCAGGATTACATTAATCGCAGAGTTGAAAAAGGCATTCCGATGCGTTCAATTATACCTCACACTCTTGAGGGTAGAAGGCACAGAGAACTGGCATTAAAAGAGCTTAGAGCTACAATACTGTTGCAATTAAAATTTGACTTCACCCCTGAAATTTATGTTTACGAAGACAATGTTATTGTGATGTCTCTGAAAAAAGGCGAAGAATCGGCGATAATTATTAGAGGGAAGGAAATTGCAGATGCGATGAAAAAAATTTTTGAGTTGGCTTGGGAAACGGCTGCAAAATATGACCGATGGGAAATACTTAGAGAAGGATTAATTACCGTGCCTTTGACAGGAAAAATGCTGCTGGAGAACATAAACTGCAAAAAAATTATTATTGAAAAAGAAATAACTGACAACAAGCTAGACGACCTTCTTCAGGAAGGCAAAATTAAGAAGCAAATTGGTTCAGAGCAATGGTTTAGGAATTTTGATAACTGGTATTCAACAACAGCTTATGCAAACCCCTACCAGACAGTTTACACTGAACTGAAAATCTTGAACCAGAATGAGAAAGAGCTTGCCAGAATTGTCAGCAATGCTGCACTTGTCTTTTATGGCATTGGAACCGGGGATACAGAAATGATTTTCGTGAAAAATTCTTTAAAGTTAAATAAAATCGTTGAAGTGTTTGCAATTGATGTTATTGATGTTTTTATTCATGGATTTATCCAAAGCCTGAAGAACATTAACTTGGATTACCCAAAATCAGAAATTATGTTCAAAGGGTACAATACATTATTTGAAAATACTGACAAAAAAATGTTTGATTTGAGAAATTTAAAAGCAGAACGAAAAGCCCATATTTGCGTTGGCAACACAGTAGGAAACTTTGAATCTGATAAAATATTTTCAATATTCAAAAACAATTCCTATACGGGGGATTTGCTTGTGCTTGGCCTTCAATTGAACGAGAAACCAGAAAGAATTCTTGCCAAATATTCTCAGAATTTAAGATTCAAGAGAATTGTTATTGATGCAGTTGCCAGAAGCTTTGGAAGGATAATCGATGAAACAGAACTTAACTGGAAATTCAATGAAAAAGAGTTCCAGATAGAAGTTTGGCTTGAAGATGTGCTTGTTTTTAGGTCAAAGAAATTTGAACTTAAGACGCTTGATGAGATAGCTGAAAAGCACTCCTTTACGAGAATAAAGGTTTTCTCAGACAATGGTTTTGCAGTAGTATTATACCAAAAGCAATAA
- a CDS encoding AAA family ATPase, with translation MKENIFSKSLVHELFKDERFLYPESIPERLPHRDREIEEIAFALKPLSQGRKPTNLFLAGKSGTGKTVTAKFVLQQLQEFTDRVKSLYVNCFEFNSRTSILTAISNFAGWPTPRRGIAVDEIYSRMISALKKAGFSPVIVLDELDQLIQEGEASKLLYDLLRIIEFEKIRLGLIIISNDFSLTSKLDARVKSSLCERIIIFDQYSPQQLKDILNDRVQNAFFPEKVERDVVNVAAARAAKTGGDARIAIECLLKAGRLAEKENSARVELRHLKQALNLIDESISRKKVLPFLDEKEILLIKILSEKGSMNSGSLLREFSLKKKISIRHFREIVNELEDKKIIDTKKISLPTRGKSREVSLAIKKELIKEILV, from the coding sequence ATGAAGGAAAACATTTTCTCCAAGAGCCTGGTGCACGAGTTGTTTAAGGATGAAAGGTTTTTGTATCCTGAAAGCATTCCGGAAAGGCTGCCTCACAGGGACAGAGAGATAGAGGAAATTGCCTTTGCTTTAAAGCCTTTGAGCCAGGGCAGGAAGCCTACAAACCTTTTCCTTGCAGGAAAATCTGGGACAGGAAAGACTGTAACAGCAAAATTCGTTTTACAGCAACTGCAGGAATTTACAGATAGAGTAAAATCCTTGTATGTGAACTGCTTTGAATTCAATTCAAGGACTTCAATTCTAACAGCAATCTCAAACTTTGCTGGCTGGCCTACTCCAAGGAGGGGGATTGCAGTGGACGAAATCTACTCCAGAATGATTTCAGCATTAAAGAAAGCAGGATTCTCTCCTGTAATAGTATTGGATGAATTGGACCAATTGATTCAAGAAGGCGAAGCCTCAAAGCTATTATACGACCTCCTCAGAATAATTGAATTCGAGAAAATAAGGTTAGGCCTAATAATAATTTCAAATGATTTTTCGCTTACATCAAAACTGGATGCAAGAGTGAAAAGCTCTTTATGCGAGCGCATAATAATCTTTGACCAGTATTCGCCCCAGCAATTGAAGGACATCTTGAATGACAGGGTGCAGAATGCCTTCTTCCCAGAAAAGGTTGAGAGGGATGTAGTAAATGTTGCTGCCGCAAGGGCAGCAAAAACGGGGGGGGACGCAAGGATTGCAATTGAATGCCTTCTAAAGGCAGGAAGGCTTGCAGAAAAAGAGAATTCAGCAAGAGTGGAATTAAGGCACCTGAAGCAAGCATTGAATTTGATTGATGAAAGCATTTCAAGAAAGAAGGTGCTTCCCTTCCTTGATGAAAAAGAAATTCTCTTAATTAAAATCCTTTCAGAGAAAGGCTCTATGAATTCAGGCTCTCTCCTAAGGGAATTCTCCTTAAAGAAAAAAATCAGCATAAGGCACTTCAGGGAGATAGTGAACGAATTAGAGGACAAGAAAATAATTGATACAAAAAAGATTTCTCTGCCCACGAGAGGCAAAAGCAGGGAAGTTTCTCTCGCAATCAAAAAAGAATTGATTAAAGAAATCCTTGTTTAA
- a CDS encoding DNA topoisomerase: MKLIISEKPIAGKRIAEILSHGSISVSAQEKAQLFEFRKEGKEFGVIPLKGHIVEVDFPEKYSKWLGTDVRELIFAPIEYKGAEKAIITLLKKKAKDAEEVIIATDADREGESIGVEAVNYLKEKNPKIKISRAHFSAITPKDIDAAFQKLRKVDFALADSADARREIDLIWGAVLTRFLSLVSGRMGKEFLSVGRVQSPVLALIVKREKEIQAFKPEEYFLLKAIFEKDGKKFEAYHKKGQFKDRKEAEKILEKKKDKGIVVKVDKKIRTITKPLPFNTTSFLRSATALGFSAGEAMSIAEDLYMNGFISYPRTDNEVYPQNLDLMEVLNELGKVNEFNALVKKIHLQKEIVPSKGKKSEDHPPIYPVSSAQKNKLNERQWRIYELVARRFLATLAEDALTENISVEIDLNGEPFIATGQRILKLGWKEFYPYSTLSETLLPELNKGDIVKLIKLDLLEKWTQPPPRYSQGALIKLMEDLGLGTKCLTGDTKIKVLNSKKLNELPISLVFDSSKKREKIGGLEVASNNVFYCISLNKENKILTQKPIFLTKRPLKKGEKIFKVEFEDGSFIRATSEHPFYIFNGNYSFVPLSSLRLGVKVVSVLGEFNDECAECEEINFKDFLKMCNKSSCLFALKNDNELKKIRKKVNMSQREFSRFLGCSQGNYAAYEANKRPIPFWILKKLNIIPKKITTLNRKVVIQNPFPLKKNKAFSRVLANLIGDGSIDSEKLKRENCIDFRYHNTNPNLIQRFIGDIEEIFKIKLKKIKLAPEKGRKQRYFVRIPATIGRIFLILAPELTSKNVSLVLPKKFFSYFVGSLFDDEGHVHKNETKLFISNTNHKMLEEVGTMLASLGIKTRMDKKQHKLYITGKNNLSKFLEIIPIHSIEKKQRLIDLLSTKYKFGKENAPSLIMDKKIFSLIQHDSLSSIKLSRTLGVSKGCINSHIRELLKKKLVKKIVEGNNKDLPRKIYYKSLVDLSKSFYSLLGERVLTPQIITKTVKSVDEIPFKGEVFDISNGYGFPNFVLSNNVVVHNSTRHEIINKLYARRYISGIKAVQPNEVAFAVIDSLDKYSQKVIEPQMTAEIEKSMEEIAEEKKEKKQIVENSREILSAIVEELIKNKNEIGSEIRKALTKDSIVGKCPSCGGNLRILMSKNKKRFLGCSNYPKCTTTFPLPQKGRIIALNTACKECGMPMIKVSINRFNFNDCINPDCKSKDEWKKKMQEKKDSEKKN; the protein is encoded by the coding sequence ATGAAGTTAATTATTTCAGAAAAGCCCATTGCAGGAAAGAGGATTGCTGAAATTCTATCGCATGGGAGCATTTCTGTTTCAGCGCAAGAGAAAGCACAGTTGTTTGAGTTCAGGAAAGAAGGAAAAGAATTTGGGGTAATCCCCCTGAAAGGCCACATAGTGGAAGTGGATTTCCCTGAAAAGTACAGCAAATGGCTTGGGACAGACGTAAGAGAATTAATTTTCGCCCCAATTGAATACAAGGGCGCAGAGAAAGCAATTATTACGCTCCTAAAAAAGAAAGCAAAAGACGCAGAGGAAGTCATAATTGCAACAGACGCTGACAGGGAAGGCGAAAGCATTGGAGTTGAAGCAGTAAACTACCTAAAAGAAAAGAATCCAAAAATAAAGATTTCAAGAGCCCATTTTTCTGCAATAACCCCAAAAGACATTGATGCAGCATTCCAGAAACTGAGGAAAGTGGATTTCGCTCTCGCAGACTCAGCAGACGCGCGCAGAGAAATAGACTTGATATGGGGGGCAGTCCTCACGCGCTTTCTTTCATTAGTTTCAGGCCGAATGGGAAAGGAATTCCTTTCAGTGGGCAGGGTGCAGTCTCCGGTGCTGGCTTTGATAGTTAAAAGGGAGAAAGAGATCCAGGCATTCAAGCCAGAAGAATATTTCCTTCTCAAAGCAATATTCGAGAAAGACGGAAAGAAGTTCGAGGCATACCACAAGAAAGGCCAGTTCAAGGACAGGAAAGAAGCAGAAAAAATTTTAGAGAAAAAGAAAGACAAAGGCATTGTAGTAAAAGTAGACAAAAAAATTAGAACAATAACAAAGCCCCTGCCGTTCAATACAACCTCTTTCCTGCGCTCTGCAACAGCCTTGGGCTTCAGTGCAGGCGAAGCAATGAGCATTGCAGAAGACCTGTACATGAATGGATTCATAAGCTATCCAAGAACAGACAATGAAGTTTACCCCCAAAACCTTGACTTAATGGAAGTACTGAATGAATTAGGGAAAGTGAATGAATTCAATGCCCTAGTAAAAAAAATTCACTTGCAAAAAGAGATTGTGCCCTCAAAAGGAAAAAAATCTGAAGATCATCCTCCAATCTATCCTGTTTCTTCTGCCCAAAAAAACAAGCTGAACGAAAGGCAATGGAGGATATACGAATTGGTTGCAAGAAGATTCCTTGCAACCCTTGCAGAAGATGCCCTGACAGAAAACATTTCAGTTGAAATAGATTTGAATGGAGAGCCCTTCATTGCAACAGGGCAGAGAATACTGAAGTTAGGATGGAAAGAATTTTATCCTTACTCAACACTATCAGAAACCCTTCTGCCTGAACTGAACAAGGGAGACATAGTAAAATTGATTAAATTAGATTTGCTTGAGAAATGGACTCAGCCTCCGCCAAGGTATTCGCAGGGCGCGCTAATAAAATTAATGGAGGACTTGGGATTGGGCACTAAATGTTTAACTGGAGACACAAAAATCAAAGTATTAAACAGTAAAAAATTAAACGAGCTGCCAATTTCTTTGGTTTTTGATTCCTCCAAAAAAAGAGAAAAAATTGGAGGCTTAGAAGTTGCTTCCAACAATGTATTTTATTGTATCTCTCTTAATAAAGAAAACAAAATCCTTACCCAGAAACCGATTTTTTTGACTAAAAGACCCCTTAAAAAAGGAGAAAAAATTTTTAAAGTAGAATTTGAGGATGGCTCTTTTATTAGAGCAACATCAGAACATCCTTTTTACATATTTAATGGAAATTACTCTTTTGTTCCTTTGTCAAGCTTAAGACTAGGAGTAAAAGTTGTTTCTGTTTTGGGAGAATTTAATGATGAATGCGCCGAATGCGAAGAAATCAATTTCAAAGATTTTTTAAAAATGTGCAATAAAAGCAGTTGTCTTTTTGCTTTGAAAAATGACAATGAATTAAAAAAAATCAGAAAAAAAGTAAATATGAGCCAAAGAGAGTTTTCACGTTTTTTGGGTTGCTCTCAAGGCAATTATGCAGCTTATGAAGCAAATAAAAGGCCTATTCCATTTTGGATATTAAAAAAATTGAACATTATCCCAAAAAAAATCACTACATTAAATAGAAAAGTTGTAATTCAAAATCCATTTCCGTTGAAAAAAAACAAGGCTTTTTCCAGGGTTCTAGCAAATCTGATAGGTGATGGTTCAATTGATTCAGAAAAGCTGAAAAGAGAGAATTGCATAGATTTTCGGTACCATAACACCAACCCAAACTTGATCCAAAGGTTTATTGGAGACATTGAAGAAATATTTAAAATAAAATTAAAAAAAATAAAACTTGCTCCTGAAAAAGGAAGAAAACAGCGCTATTTTGTAAGAATTCCTGCAACCATTGGACGAATTTTCTTAATTTTAGCTCCAGAGCTAACCTCAAAAAATGTTTCCTTGGTTCTACCAAAAAAGTTTTTTTCATACTTTGTTGGTTCTTTATTTGATGACGAAGGCCATGTGCACAAAAATGAAACAAAACTTTTCATTTCAAACACTAACCATAAAATGCTTGAAGAAGTTGGAACAATGCTGGCTTCTTTAGGCATCAAAACAAGAATGGATAAAAAGCAGCACAAACTCTATATAACTGGAAAAAATAATTTAAGTAAGTTCCTTGAAATAATCCCAATTCATTCAATTGAAAAAAAACAGAGATTAATTGATTTGCTTTCAACAAAATACAAATTCGGCAAGGAAAATGCCCCTTCTCTAATCATGGATAAAAAAATATTTTCCTTAATCCAGCATGACTCTCTCTCTTCTATTAAACTTTCACGTACGCTTGGGGTTTCCAAAGGTTGCATTAATTCACATATTAGAGAACTACTAAAGAAAAAACTGGTTAAAAAAATAGTGGAGGGCAATAACAAGGATTTGCCGCGAAAGATATATTATAAATCACTAGTTGATTTAAGCAAAAGTTTTTACTCTCTTTTAGGAGAAAGGGTTTTAACTCCACAGATCATAACGAAAACAGTCAAATCCGTTGATGAAATTCCTTTTAAAGGAGAAGTGTTTGATATAAGCAATGGTTATGGCTTCCCTAATTTTGTTTTATCTAATAATGTTGTGGTTCATAATTCAACAAGGCATGAAATCATAAATAAATTGTACGCCCGCAGGTATATTTCAGGAATTAAAGCAGTCCAGCCCAATGAAGTTGCATTTGCAGTAATCGATTCTTTGGACAAATACTCGCAGAAGGTCATTGAACCACAAATGACAGCAGAAATAGAGAAAAGCATGGAGGAAATAGCAGAAGAAAAAAAAGAAAAAAAGCAAATAGTAGAAAACTCTCGCGAAATCCTTTCAGCAATAGTGGAAGAATTAATAAAAAACAAGAACGAGATAGGCTCGGAGATAAGAAAGGCATTAACAAAAGACTCAATTGTAGGGAAATGCCCTTCATGCGGAGGCAACCTCAGAATTCTCATGAGCAAAAACAAAAAACGCTTTTTAGGCTGCAGCAATTACCCTAAATGCACTACAACATTCCCACTGCCCCAAAAAGGAAGGATAATTGCATTAAACACTGCTTGCAAGGAATGCGGAATGCCAATGATTAAAGTCTCAATTAACAGGTTTAATTTTAATGACTGCATTAACCCTGACTGCAAGAGCAAGGACGAATGGAAGAAGAAAATGCAAGAAAAAAAAGACAGCGAAAAGAAGAATTAA
- a CDS encoding site-2 protease family protein: protein MNSIELRDLVVAWLGLAFAFAVALGGFSAIDLAGKGFNLAGFAFALIVSLIVVGTAFVFHELMHRFTARHFNYHAEFRLWPLGLIFAVALSLLLGVVFAAPGAVYIGERKFKGRKVTHEESRQEFYEFEDFSEQKAWNELGLISVAGPLTNIVLGFVFLGGALVFAQNSILFTISAMGFSINMFLALFNLIPFGPLDGAKVFVWNKAVWAILFIPLLLWFFVFSGF from the coding sequence TTGAATTCAATTGAATTAAGGGATCTTGTGGTTGCGTGGCTTGGGCTGGCTTTTGCTTTTGCTGTAGCCTTAGGCGGATTCAGCGCAATAGATTTGGCTGGAAAAGGTTTTAACCTTGCGGGCTTTGCTTTTGCTCTAATTGTTTCTTTGATTGTTGTTGGAACAGCCTTTGTGTTTCATGAATTAATGCATAGGTTTACTGCAAGGCATTTCAATTACCACGCTGAATTCAGGTTATGGCCTTTAGGGCTAATTTTTGCTGTTGCTTTATCCCTGCTTTTGGGTGTTGTTTTTGCTGCCCCTGGGGCTGTATATATCGGGGAAAGGAAATTCAAGGGAAGAAAGGTAACGCACGAAGAATCAAGGCAGGAGTTCTATGAGTTTGAGGACTTCAGCGAGCAGAAGGCCTGGAATGAATTGGGTCTCATATCTGTTGCTGGGCCTCTCACAAACATTGTTTTGGGTTTTGTTTTCCTTGGCGGGGCATTAGTTTTCGCGCAGAACTCAATTCTTTTCACGATCTCTGCAATGGGTTTCAGCATTAACATGTTTCTGGCTTTATTTAATTTGATTCCTTTTGGGCCGTTGGATGGAGCAAAGGTTTTCGTGTGGAACAAGGCAGTGTGGGCAATTCTTTTCATTCCGCTTCTTTTATGGTTTTTTGTTTTTTCGGGTTTTTGA
- a CDS encoding winged helix-turn-helix domain-containing protein, whose protein sequence is MDSELIKPISLLKSSKYRQKILEFIGDKTITPKEISKGIDVRINHVSMFLRDLKKNKLVECLNEEDKRGRLYQLTRIGKKVLKEYGTK, encoded by the coding sequence ATGGATTCAGAATTAATTAAACCAATTTCGCTACTAAAATCTTCAAAATACCGCCAAAAAATATTGGAGTTTATTGGAGATAAAACAATCACTCCAAAAGAAATTTCAAAAGGAATTGATGTAAGGATTAATCACGTTAGTATGTTTTTGCGTGATTTGAAAAAGAATAAGCTGGTTGAATGCTTGAATGAGGAAGATAAACGTGGAAGGCTTTATCAGTTAACCAGAATTGGAAAAAAGGTGTTAAAGGAATATGGAACGAAATAA